The genomic DNA TTTTGGGAAAATCGGGAAGACAGGATTTGAACCTGCGACCCCCTGGTCCCAAACCAGGTGCTCTACCAAGCTGAGCCACTTCCCGTTAATAAAAGCGCGCCCGAGAGGAGTCGAACCCCTAACCTCTTGATCCGTAGTCAAACGCTCTATCCAATTGAGCTACGGGCGCATATGGTGCCGAGGGCGGGGGTCGAACCCGCACGGTGGTCACCCACCGCAGGATTTTAAGTCCTGTGCGTCTGCCTGTTCCGCCACCCCGGCATGTCATATTGAAAATTGGAGCGGAAGACGGGATTCGAACCCGCGACCCCAACCTTGGCAAGGTTGTATTCTACCACTGAACTACTTCCGCAAGACATGTATGAGTTATTTAATTAAAAGTGCGGGTGAAGGGAGTCGAACCCCCACGCCAAAGGCGCCAGATCCTAAGTCTGGTGCGTCTGCCAATTCCGCCACACCCGCATATTAATTTATTTAAGAAAAATGGGGCGACTGATGGGAATCGAACCCACGAATGCCGGAGCCACAATCCGGTGCGTTAACCACTTCGCCACAACCGCCATGATTTCTGGTGCCGACTAGAGGACTTGAACCCCCAACCTACTGATTACAAGTCAGTTGCTCTACCAATTGAGCTAAGTCGGCTAAATGGTGGAGGATGACGGGATCGAACCGCCGACCCCCTGCTTGTAAGGCAGGTGCTCTCCCAGCTGAGCTAATCCTCCGAATTGCCTGGCAACGTCCTACTCTCACAGGGACAAGGTCCCAACTACCATCGGCGCTAGAGAGCTTAACTTCCGTGTTCGGTATGGGAACGGGTGTGGCCTCTCTGCCATCATTACCAGACTGTATTCATTTAAGACAAGAATTATTGTAACTTATTTAACTTTTAAAGTCAACAAGTTTTTTATATTCTTTCAAAACTAGATAACCTTGCTTCATATTATATGGTTAAGTCCTCGATCTATTAGTATTCGTCAGCTCCACATGTCACCATGCTTCCACCTCGAACCTATCAACCTGATCATCTTTCAGGGATCTTACTAGCTTACGCTATGGGAAATCTCATCTTGAGGGGGGCTTCATGCTTAGATGCTTTCAGCACTTATCCCTTCCGCACATAGCTACCCAGCTATGCCCTTGGCAGAACAACTGGTACACCAGCGGTGCGTCCATCCCGGTCCTCTCGTACTAAGGACAGCTCCTCTCAAATTTCCTACGCCCACGACGGATAGGGACCGAACTGTCTCACGACGTTCTGAACCCAGCTCGCGTACCGCTTTAATGGGCGAACAGCCCAACCCTTGGGACCGACTACAGCCCCAGGATGCGATGAGCCGACATCGAGGTGCCAAACCTCCCCGTCGATGTGGACTCTTGGGGGAGATAAGCCTGTTATCCCCGGGGTAGCTTTTATCCGTTGAGCGATGGCCCTTCCATGCGGAACCACCGGATCACTAAGCCCGACTTTCGTCCCTGCTCGACTTGTAGGTCTCGCAGTCAAGCTCCCTTATGCCTTTGCACTCTACGAATGATTTCCAACCATTCTGAGGGAACCTTTGGGCGCCTCCGTTACACTTTAGGAGGCGACCGCCCCAGTCAAACTGCCCACCTGACACTGTCTCCCGGGTCGATAAGACCCGTAGGTTAGAATTTCAATACAGTCAGGGCGGTATCCCACCAGCGCCTCCACCGAAGCTAGCGCTCCGGTTTCAAAGGCTCCCGCCTATCCTGTACAAACTGTACCAAAATTCAATATCAGGCTACAGTAAAGCTCCACGGGGTCTTTCCGTCCTGTCGCGGGTAACCTGCATCTTCACAGGTACTATAATTTCACCGAGTCTCTGGTTGAGACAGTGCCCAAATCGTTACACCTTTCGTGCGGGTCGGAACTTACCCGACAAGGAATTTCGCTACCTTAGGACCGTTATAGTTACGGCCGCCGTTTACTGGGGCTTCAGTTCAGAGCTTCGCTTACGCTAACCCCTCTCCTTAACCTTCCAGCACCGGGCAGGTGTCACCCCCTATACTTCGCCTTACGGCTTCGCAGAGAGCTGTGTTTTTGCTAAACAGTCGCTTGGGCCTATTCACTGCGGCTTTCCGTTAAGAAAGCACCCCTTCTCCCGAAGTTACGGGGTCATTTTGCCGAGTTCCTTAACCAGAGTTCTCTCGCACACCTTAGGATTCTCTCCTCGCCTACCTGTGTCGGTTTGCGGTACAGGCACCTTTTATCTCGCTAGAAGCTTTTCTTGGCAGCGGGGAATCAAAGACTTCGCTCCATAAGGAGCTTCCCCATCACAGCTCAGCCTTCACGATAAGCGGATTTGCCTACTTATCAGCCTAACTGCTTGGACGTGCACAACCAATCGCACGCTTCTTCTATCCTTCTGCGTCCCTCCATTGCTCAAACGATAAAGAGGTGGTACAGGAATATCAACCTGTTGTCCATCGCCTACGCCTGTCGGCCTCGGCTTAGGTCCTGACTAACCCTGAGCGGACGAGCCTTCCTCAGGAAACCTTAGGCATTCGGTGGACGGGATTCTCACCCGTCTTTCGCTACTCATACCGGCATTCTCACTTCTAAGCACTCCACCAGTCCTTACGGTCTGACTTCACTGTCCTTAGAACGCTCCCCTACCACTGATACCATTGGTATCAATCCGCAGCTTCGGTGGTGTATTTAGCCCCGGTACATTTTCGGCGCAGAGTCACTCGACTAGTGAGCTATTACGCACTCTTTAAATGGTGGCTGCTTCTAAGCCAACATCCTAGTTGTCTAAGCAACTCCACATCCTTTTCCACTTAATACACACTTTGGGACCTTAGCTGGCGGTCTGGGCTGTTTCCCTTTTGACTACGGATCTTATCACTCGCAGTCTGACTCCTAAGGATAAGTCATTGGCATTCGGAGTTTGACTGAATTCGGTAATCCGATGAGGACCCCTAGTCCAATCAGTGCTCTACCTCCAAGACTCTTACACTTAAGGCTAGCCCTAAAGCTATTTCGGGGAGAACCAGCTATCTCCAGGTTCGATTGGAATTTCTCCGCTACCCACACCTCATCCCCGCACTTTTCAACGTGCGTGGGTTCGGGCCTCCATTCAGTGTTACCTGAACTTCACCCTGGACATGGGTAGATCACCTGGTTTCGGGTCTACGACCACGTACTAAACGCCCTATTCAGACTCGCTTTCGCTGCGGCTCCGCCTCTTCAGCTTAACCTTGCACGGGATCGTAACTCGCCGGTTCATTCTACAAAAGGCACGCCATCACCCATTAACGGGCTCTGACTATTTGTAGGCACACGGTTTCAGGATCTCTTTCACTCCCCTTCCGGGGTGCTTTTCACCTTTCCCTCACGGTACTGGTTCACTATCGATCACTAGGGAGTATTTAGCCTTGGGAGATGGTCCTCCCAGATTCCGACGGAATTTCACGTGTTCCGCCGTACTCAGGATACATTCAAGAGAGAACGAAGTTTCGACTACGGGGTTGTTACCCTCTACGACGGACCTTTCCAGGTCGCTTCGTCTACCTCGTTCCTTTGTAACTCCGTATAGAATGTCCTACAACCCCAAGAGGCAAGCCTCTTGGTTTGGGCTATGTTCCGTTTCGCTCGCCGCTACTCAGGAAATCGCATTTGCTTTCTCTTCCTCCAGGTACTTAGATGTTTCAGTTCCCTGGGTCTGTCTTCCTTACCCTATGTATTCAGATAAGGATACCATACCATTACGTATGGTGGGTTTCCCCATTCGGAAATCTTCGGATCAAAGCTTACTTACAGCTCCCCGAAGCATATCGGCGTTAGTCCCGTCCTTCATCGACTCCTAGTGTCAAGGCATCCACCGTGCGCCCTTTCTAACTTAACCAAACTAAAAATTAAAAAATATGAGCTACACTGTTATCTAGTTTTCAAAGAACATACATTTATATATGAGAGATAGTTCTCTCAAAACTGAACAAAACGAAACACGGAAACTTATATTGATGAACAGCGTTCATCAATTCTCCATAGAAAGGAGGTGATCCAGCCGCACCTTCCGATACGGCTACCTTGTTACGACTTCACCCCAATCATCTGTCCCACCTTAGGCGGCTGGCTCCAAAAAGGTTACCCCACCGACTTCGGGTGTTACAAACTCTCGTGGTGTGACGGGCGGTGTGTACAAGGCCCGGGAACGTATTCACCGCGGCATGCTGATCCGCGATTACTAGCGATTCCAGCTTCATGTAGGCGAGTTGCAGCCTACAATCCGAACTGAGAACGGTTTTATGAGATTAGCTCCACCTCGCGGTCTTGCAGCTCTTTGTACCGTCCATTGTAGCACGTGTGTAGCCCAGGTCATAAGGGGCATGATGATTTGACGTCATCCCCACCTTCCTCCGGTTTGTCACCGGCAGTCACCTTAGAGTGCCCAACTTAATGATGGCAACTAAGATCAAGGGTTGCGCTCGTTGCGGGACTTAACCCAACATCTCACGACACGAGCTGACGACAACCATGCACCACCTGTCACTCTGCTCCCGAAGGAGAAGCCCTATCTCTAGGGTTTTCAGAGGATGTCAAGACCTGGTAAGGTTCTTCGCGTTGCTTCGAATTAAACCACATGCTCCACCGCTTGTGCGGGCCCCCGTCAATTCCTTTGAGTTTCAGCCTTGCGGCCGTACTCCCCAGGCGGAGTGCTTAATGCGTTAACTTCAGCACTAAAGGGCGGAAACCCTCTAACACTTAGCACTCATCGTTTACGGCGTGGACTACCAGGGTATCTAATCCTGTTTGCTCCCCACGCTTTCGCGCCTCAGTGTCAGTTACAGACCAGAAAGTCGCCTTCGCCACTGGTGTTCCTCCATATCTCTACGCATTTCACCGCTACACATGGAATTCCACTTTCCTCTTCTGCACTCAAGTCTCCCAGTTTCCAATGACCCTCCACGGTTGAGCCGTGGGCTTTCACATCAGACTTAAGAAACCACCTGCGCGCGCTTTACGCCCAATAATTCCGGATAACGCTTGCCACCTACGTATTACCGCGGCTGCTGGCACGTAGTTAGCCGTGGCTTTCTGGTTAGGTACCGTCAAGGTGCCAGCTTATTCAACTAGCACTTGTTCTTCCCTAACAACAGAGTTTTACGACCCGAAAGCCTTCATCACTCACGCGGCGTTGCTCCGTCAGACTTTCGTCCATTGCGGAAGATTCCCTACTGCTGCCTCCCGTAGGAGTCTGGGCCGTGTCTCAGTCCCAGTGTGGCCGATCACCCTCTCAGGTCGGCTACGCATCGTTGCCTTGGTGAGCCGTTACCTCACCAACTAGCTAATGCGACGCGGGTCCATCCATAAGTGACAGCCGAAGCCGCCTTTCAATTTCGAACCATGCAGTTCAAAATGTTATCCGGTATTAGCCCCGGTTTCCCGGAGTTATCCCAGTCTTATGGGCAGGTTACCCACGTGTTACTCACCCGTCCGCCGCTAACTTCATAAGAGCAAGCTCTTAATCCATTCGCTCGACTTGCATGTATTAGGCACGCCGCCAGCGTTCATCCTGAGCCAGGATCAAACTCTCCAATAAAGTTAGTTTGTCTAGCATCTAAAAATAAAAATTGACGTTTCACGTTGTTTGTTTCGTTCAGTTTTCAAAGAACTACTTGGTCGCTCATTTGCGACTTCCTTATGTTAACATCTTCGTTTTTCGATGTCAACTAAGTTTTTCAATTTCTTTTTTGTCGTTTTCTGCGTTTCCGCATCAGCGACGGTTATTAATATATCATGCAGAAAAATGAAATGCAACACCTTTTGAAAACTTTTTTAAATTAACTACATTTCTTTTTTAATATCATATACTTAAACGAAATATCTCTTTCATGTATGAGCAATTCCTACATATATTCTATATAAAGTTACTCTATCAAAAAGCGTTTCTTTCTATAATAAACGTTTTATTCATATACCATATCATACAAGGAGGAATATATATGGACTATACCGATTTATTAATCAAACTAGGTCTCTCGGCAATTTTAGGATTTGCCATCGGTTTAGAGCGCGAATTAAAACGGAAACCACTTGGTTTAAAAACTTGTTTAGTTATTTCTATTATTAGTTGCCTCCTGACGATTGTTTCTATTAAAGCAGCTTACAATTTACCACATACCGACCATATGAATATGGATCCTCTTCGACTTGCCGCTCAAATTGTATCTGGAATTGGTTTTTTAGGTGCCGGTGTTATTTTACGTAGAGGAAACGATAGTATTGCAGGATTAACAACTGCTGCTATGATTTGGGGTGCTTCCGGTATCGGTATTGCCGTTGGGGCCGGATTCTATATCGAAGCCATTTTCGGGATGTGTTTCCTTATGATTAGTGTAGAACTTATACCATTAACAATGAAATTTGTAGGACCTAGATCATTTCGCCAACGTGATATCGTAGTGAAACTTGTTGTGCGAAATATGGACAATATCCCGGTTGTAATTGAAGAAATAAAAGAAATGGATATAAAAGTGAAGAATATGAAGCTTAAAACGTTAGAAAATGGCTCTCACTATTTACATCTTAAATTATGTATCGATCAAAAAAGACATACTGCCGATGTTTACTACGCTCTCCAACATCTTGAAAGTGTCCAACAAACTGAAGTGGAAAGTATGTAACAGAAAACAAACTCTCTTTATAAATTAGAGAGTTTTTCTTTTTTCTATAATGGTAACAATGAATGTAGTCCTGCAAAGTAAGGAGGAATGGGCAATTGAAATCCCGTCCAAATTTAGTAGATACATTTCGTGATTCCATTATTTTTCGTTTAATTTGCTTTATTGTTGTACTTACTGCTTTTTCCGGCTTTCTTATACATAGATTAGAACCATCGCACTTCACCACATGGTTTGATGGAATTTGGTGGTCAATCGTTACAATTTTCACTGTTGGCTATGGTGACTTTGCCCCACATACACTAATAGGCAAACTTATCGGTATGGGTATTATTTTATTTGGAACCGGTTTTTGTTCTTATTATATGGTTCTATTCGCCACTGATATGATTAATAAACAATATATGAAAGTTAAAGGAGAAGAAGCTGCGACTTCTAACGGTCATATGATTATTGTCGGCTGGAACGAACGGGCAAAACATGTTGTAAAACAAATGCACATCTTACAACCGAACCTTGATATCGTTTTAATTGATGAAACACTTTCTTTACTTCCAAAACCATTTCATCATTTAGAATTTATAAAGGGATGCGCCCATCACGATCAAACGTTATTAAAAGCTAATATTACAACGGCTCACACTATATTAATAACAGCTGATAAAGAAAAAAACGAAAGCTTAGCTGATACACAGTCCATTTTAAATATTTTAACTGCAAAAGGTCTCAATCCAAACATTCACTGCATCGCAGAACTTCTTACTTCTGAACAAATACAAAATGCAACGAGAGCTGGTGTATCAGAAATTATAGAAGGAAATAAATTAACGAGCTATGTTTTTACCGCTTCTCTTTTATTCCCTTCTATTTCAGGTGTACTATTTTCACTTTACGATGAAATCTCTGATAACAAATTACAACTGATGGAGCTTCCCCCATCCTGCACCGGACAAACTTTTGCAAATTGCAGCTATACTCTTTTAAAGCAAAACATTCTCTTATTAGGTATAAAGCGCGACGAACAATATATGATTAATCCAGTCCATTCCTTTGTTCTCATTGAAAGCGACATACTCATTGTTATTCACCATTAATAAAATGACGCTCTAGTTCTTGTACAAGCACTTTCCCAATATTGATATATTTTCTTTTCACATCTCCATCTGGATCTTTCGGCTCAGCAAATTGATCCATCCCACTCGTTCCAGCTGTTAAAGTATTCACATGCTCATCTAGTTCGTCTTGATATACGTGCGAAAGAATATACGGCGTTTCAAGGCGGACTACTACACCAGGTACATCTAATTCTCCATCAATGGCTGTAAATGGCACTCGTAAAAATTGATAGCCATCTTCTTCATCGATTTTATAATCAAAGCATCCTTTATCATAATCCCAATTGCCACCAATGCTATATCCAAGTGGCTTCATTATTTCTTCTAACTTATATAACGCATATGTACGTCCTTCTAAATTTGATTGAATCGGAATCAAGCCCATCCCTCCTAGACTTTTTCTTTAGCATACCCACTCTAGTTTGAATATATTGATGGACTTTTCGATGAAATAATAAAAAGCGGCCGGATTCCGGCCGCTTTTTATTATTTTAAACGCTCTTCTAATTCTGCTTTTAATTCTTCAAATCCTGGTTTACCAAGTAAAGCAAACATGTTTTTCTTGTATGCTTCTACTCCTGGTTGGTCAAATGGATTTACGCCTAATAAGTAGCCGCTCATCGCACACGCTTTTTCGAAGAAGTATACAAGGTAACCGAATGTGTACTCATTTAATTCAGGAATATTTACGATTAAGTTTGGTACTCCGCCATCGCTATGTGCAAGTAATGTACCTTCGTATGCTTTTGTGTTTACGAAGTCTACAGTTTCACCAGCAAGGTAGTTTAATCCATCTAAATCGTTTTCTTCTGCTTCAATTGTCAGTTCATGTGTAGATTTACCTACTTTAAGAACTGTTTCAAATAAGTCACGACGACCTTCTTGAACGTATTGACCTAATGAGTGTAAGTCAGTTGAGAAGTTTGCTGAAGATGGGAAAATACCTTTTTGATCTTTTCCTTCACTTTCACCAAATAACTGTTTCCACCACTCAGCGAAGTATTGAAGTGCTGGCTCATAGTTAACAAGCATTTCAATTGTTTTTCCTTTATTGTATAGAGCGTTACGAACTACCGCGTATTGGTAAGCTGGGTTTTCTTCTAGTTCTGATGTTCCGAAGTCATCATGACCAGCAGCTGCACCTTTCATCATCTCTTCAATATTTAAGCCGCTTACTGCGATTGGTAATAAACCAACTGGCGTTAATACAGAGAAACGTCCTCCAACATCATCCGGAATAACAAATGTTTCGTAACCTTCGTTATCAGCTAATGTTTTTAATGCACCACGCGCTTTATCTGTAGTTGCATAAATACGTTTGCGAGCTTCTTCTTTTCCATACTTTTCTTCTAATAACTTACGGAAAATACGGAATGCTAGTGCTGGCTCTGTTGTTGTACCTGATTTGGAAATAACGTTAATAGAGAAGTCTTTACCTTCTAATACGTCCATTAAATCTTTCATGTAAGTGGAGCTAATGTTTTGTCCAACAAATAGCACTTGTGGAGTTTTACGTTGTTCTTTAGAAAGCGTGTTGTAGAAAGAATGGTTTAACATTTCGATTGCTGCACGTGCTCCTAGGTAAGAACCACCGATACCGACAACAAGTAAAATGTCAGAGTCATTTTTAATTTTTTCTGCGCATTTTTGAATGCGAGTAAATTCTTCTTTGTCATATTGAAGCGGAAGGTCTACCCACCCAAGGAAATCGTTCCCAGCTCCAGTTTTTTCGTGGATTGCGTGATGTGTTACTTTCACTGCATCACGTAAATAAGTGATTTCATGTTCACCGATGAAGGATAACGCTTTAGAATAGTCGAACGTTACATGTGTACTCATCTTTTTCCCTCCAATTATGGATATGTATTTCTGTATTCACTTTAGCGAAACTGAAGTTGTAAATCAAGCGATTCACCCATTGTAAACGTAACCAATATATATTTTTTAGAAAAAGTTCATTTTTTGCATAAAAATTCGCATTTTTCGGTATAGATGTATATACATCCTATTTCAAACATTTTTTATGTATAAAAACAACATAACTACCCCATTCTATAAAAGAGTTAATTAACTCATCGCTTGCTCATGCTTCACAACTAAGGGGGGGCTTTTTCATGAGTACTCTGCAACGTATCGCATTAGTTTTCACTGTAATTGGCGCTGTGAACTGGGGACTAATCGGGTTCTTCCAGTTTGACTTAGTGGCAGCCATTTTCGGTGGACAAAACTCAGCTCTTTCACGTATTATTTACGGCATCGTTGGTCTTTCTGGGCTTATCAATCTTGGTTTACTCTTTAAACCATCAGAAAATCTTGGCACTCACCCAGAAACGAACGAAATTCGCTAGTCAGTATGTCTTTACTTCACCTCCGACATACGAATATGATTGCATGCAATCATATTTGCAAATATATATCATAAGATAAAGTAAAAGAGGAACGCTCATATGCGCTCCTCTTTTACTTTGTTAACTCGGACTCTTCAATCCATTCTGTTAGCTTTTCTCGCAGCGTATTAAATCCGTTCTCAGATGGATTCGGTATAAGAATCCGTCCTTGTTTTCTTTTCGCCGCTTTTAACGATAAACTCATTTTTCTGTGTTCTTCATCAATTGAAAGTACTTTTACTTCTACTGTATCGCCGACTTTTAAAAAGTCATGAATATCCTTTACATATCCATTTGTAATTTCAGATATATGCACAAGTCCTTGCGTTTCTGCATCTAACGCTACAAATGCACCGTAATCTTGAATCCCAGTCACTTTCCCTGTTACAACCACTCCTGTTGTATATTGTTCTGACATATGAAACACTCCCATACGTTTACCATTTTCTCTACAATTGTAGATAGCAAAGCAGATGATTTATTGTTAAATATCCGATTAGTTAGTACGTACCCTAAGTAAAGCTACTCAGGATACGTATACCTTATATTAGTAAATTATACCACTATGACAGAACGCATTCAAAATTCATGAAAAAATTTCCTTAAGTAAGTATAATTCTCCAATATTAGGATAGAATACTAACACATGGCTTTCTAGTATTCCCCCCCCTTTTATGGACAAAACGTATTGTGTTTTGTCCTTTTTTTATTCTCTACGAACCGTTCCATTCTCTTCATTGCTTCCATTAGTTGTTCAAGCGATGTTGCATACGAGCAACGAATAAATCCTTCACCACTTTCGCCAAATACACTTCCAGGTACAACAGCCACTTTTTCTTCTAATAATAACTGTTCTGCAAATTCCGCCGAAGATAGTCCAGTTGAAGAAATAGAAGGAAAGACATAAAATGCTCCGCCAGGCACATGACATGTTAATCCCATTTCATTGAAAGATGTCGTCATAAAATTACGGCGTTTCTTATAACTATCTCTCATCCGAATTACTTCATCATTCCCCGCGCGTAACGCTTCAAGTGCTGCGAACTGAGACATCGTCGGTGCACACATCATGGAATATTGGTGAATTTTGAGCATTAATTCTGAAAAATGAACAGGAGCTGCAATCATACCAAGGCGCCATCCTGTCATCGCAAATCCTTTTGAAAATCCTGAAATTAA from Bacillus basilensis includes the following:
- a CDS encoding glucose-6-phosphate isomerase produces the protein MSTHVTFDYSKALSFIGEHEITYLRDAVKVTHHAIHEKTGAGNDFLGWVDLPLQYDKEEFTRIQKCAEKIKNDSDILLVVGIGGSYLGARAAIEMLNHSFYNTLSKEQRKTPQVLFVGQNISSTYMKDLMDVLEGKDFSINVISKSGTTTEPALAFRIFRKLLEEKYGKEEARKRIYATTDKARGALKTLADNEGYETFVIPDDVGGRFSVLTPVGLLPIAVSGLNIEEMMKGAAAGHDDFGTSELEENPAYQYAVVRNALYNKGKTIEMLVNYEPALQYFAEWWKQLFGESEGKDQKGIFPSSANFSTDLHSLGQYVQEGRRDLFETVLKVGKSTHELTIEAEENDLDGLNYLAGETVDFVNTKAYEGTLLAHSDGGVPNLIVNIPELNEYTFGYLVYFFEKACAMSGYLLGVNPFDQPGVEAYKKNMFALLGKPGFEELKAELEERLK
- the yugI gene encoding S1 domain-containing post-transcriptional regulator GSP13, giving the protein MSEQYTTGVVVTGKVTGIQDYGAFVALDAETQGLVHISEITNGYVKDIHDFLKVGDTVEVKVLSIDEEHRKMSLSLKAAKRKQGRILIPNPSENGFNTLREKLTEWIEESELTK
- a CDS encoding MgtC/SapB family protein produces the protein MDYTDLLIKLGLSAILGFAIGLERELKRKPLGLKTCLVISIISCLLTIVSIKAAYNLPHTDHMNMDPLRLAAQIVSGIGFLGAGVILRRGNDSIAGLTTAAMIWGASGIGIAVGAGFYIEAIFGMCFLMISVELIPLTMKFVGPRSFRQRDIVVKLVVRNMDNIPVVIEEIKEMDIKVKNMKLKTLENGSHYLHLKLCIDQKRHTADVYYALQHLESVQQTEVESM
- a CDS encoding TrkA family potassium uptake protein, which produces MKSRPNLVDTFRDSIIFRLICFIVVLTAFSGFLIHRLEPSHFTTWFDGIWWSIVTIFTVGYGDFAPHTLIGKLIGMGIILFGTGFCSYYMVLFATDMINKQYMKVKGEEAATSNGHMIIVGWNERAKHVVKQMHILQPNLDIVLIDETLSLLPKPFHHLEFIKGCAHHDQTLLKANITTAHTILITADKEKNESLADTQSILNILTAKGLNPNIHCIAELLTSEQIQNATRAGVSEIIEGNKLTSYVFTASLLFPSISGVLFSLYDEISDNKLQLMELPPSCTGQTFANCSYTLLKQNILLLGIKRDEQYMINPVHSFVLIESDILIVIHH
- a CDS encoding YugN-like family protein, with the translated sequence MIPIQSNLEGRTYALYKLEEIMKPLGYSIGGNWDYDKGCFDYKIDEEDGYQFLRVPFTAIDGELDVPGVVVRLETPYILSHVYQDELDEHVNTLTAGTSGMDQFAEPKDPDGDVKRKYINIGKVLVQELERHFINGE
- a CDS encoding DUF378 domain-containing protein, whose amino-acid sequence is MSTLQRIALVFTVIGAVNWGLIGFFQFDLVAAIFGGQNSALSRIIYGIVGLSGLINLGLLFKPSENLGTHPETNEIR